The following coding sequences lie in one Nocardioides sambongensis genomic window:
- a CDS encoding APC family permease: MASENPGPAQVDGGEQPEDLKRVLGPGLLLLFIVGDILGTGVYAVTGRLAGEVGGIAWLPFLVAFAIATLTAFSYLELVTKYPQAAGAALYAHKAFGVHFVTFLVAFTVVCSGITSASTSSGLLASNLLIGLDELLPGIPTGDTASLLTALAFMCLLALINLRGVGESVKFNVVLTLVEIAALAIVIAIGMIAIGSGDGNLDRITVFENPDDKGLFMAVTVATAIAFFSMVGFEDSVNMVEETKDPERIFPKMMFTGLGIAVVIYMLVAISVVAVIPPGDIATPQNEDAGILLDVVRVGAPDIPVDKLFPFLTVFAVANTALINMLMASRLIYGMSRQQVLPPVLGKVLPHRRSPWAAIIFTTVLALGLIVVVRLQAETSIVKALSGTTALLLLSVFALVNVCVLILRRDPPGRFRAPTVVPVLGAICCLYLLGPWARLEEDMIQYKIAAGLLAIGVLLWLLTVTFYRPEGGHFQDIDHMDGDPSDDTSTDAGR; the protein is encoded by the coding sequence ATGGCGAGTGAGAATCCGGGCCCGGCCCAGGTCGACGGAGGCGAGCAGCCCGAGGACCTGAAGCGGGTCCTCGGTCCCGGCCTGCTGCTCCTCTTCATCGTCGGCGACATCCTCGGCACCGGCGTCTACGCGGTCACCGGTCGGCTCGCCGGTGAGGTCGGTGGGATCGCCTGGCTGCCCTTCCTGGTCGCCTTCGCGATCGCCACGCTGACCGCGTTCAGCTATCTGGAGCTGGTCACCAAGTATCCGCAGGCCGCCGGCGCGGCGCTCTACGCGCACAAGGCCTTCGGGGTGCACTTCGTGACCTTCCTGGTCGCCTTCACCGTGGTGTGCTCCGGGATCACCAGCGCCTCCACGTCCTCGGGGCTGCTCGCCTCCAACCTGCTGATCGGCCTCGACGAGCTGCTGCCGGGCATTCCGACCGGGGACACCGCGAGCCTGCTGACGGCGCTCGCGTTCATGTGCCTGCTGGCCCTGATCAACCTGCGCGGGGTGGGGGAGAGCGTCAAGTTCAACGTGGTGCTCACCCTTGTCGAGATCGCCGCGCTCGCCATCGTGATCGCGATCGGGATGATCGCCATCGGCTCCGGCGACGGCAACCTCGACCGGATCACCGTCTTCGAGAACCCCGACGACAAGGGGCTCTTCATGGCGGTCACCGTGGCGACGGCGATCGCCTTCTTCTCGATGGTGGGCTTCGAGGACTCGGTCAACATGGTCGAGGAGACCAAGGACCCCGAGCGGATCTTCCCGAAGATGATGTTCACCGGGCTCGGCATCGCGGTGGTGATCTACATGCTCGTCGCCATCTCGGTGGTCGCGGTGATCCCGCCCGGCGACATCGCGACCCCGCAGAACGAGGACGCCGGCATCCTGCTGGACGTGGTCCGGGTCGGAGCGCCCGACATCCCGGTCGACAAGCTGTTCCCGTTCCTCACCGTCTTCGCGGTCGCCAACACCGCGCTGATCAACATGCTGATGGCCAGCCGGCTGATCTACGGGATGTCGCGGCAGCAGGTGCTCCCGCCGGTGCTCGGCAAGGTGCTGCCGCACCGGCGCTCACCGTGGGCCGCGATCATCTTCACCACCGTGCTGGCCCTGGGCCTGATCGTGGTGGTCCGGCTGCAGGCGGAGACCAGCATCGTCAAGGCGCTCTCCGGCACCACCGCGCTGCTGCTGCTCTCGGTCTTCGCCCTGGTCAACGTGTGCGTGCTGATCCTGCGCCGCGACCCGCCGGGCCGGTTCCGGGCGCCCACCGTGGTCCCCGTGCTGGGCGCGATCTGCTGCCTCTACCTGCTCGGGCCCTGGGCCCGGCTGGAGGAGGACATGATCCAGTACAAGATCGCCGCCGGCCTGCTCGCGATCGGGGTGCTGCTGTGGCTGCTGACGGTGACCTTCTACCGGCCCGAGGGCGGTCACTTCCAGGACATCGACCACATGGACGGCGACCCGAGCGACGACACCAGCACCGACGCCGGGCGGTGA
- a CDS encoding 6-phosphofructokinase — protein sequence MRVGVLTGGGDCPGLNAVIRAVVRKGVNTYGFEFVGFRDGWRGPLEGVTVPLGIEQCRGILPRGGTILGSSRTNPFATEDGPERIVANLAAAGVDALVAIGGEDTLGVATRLAEQGVAVVGVPKTIDNDLSGTDFTFGFDTAVNIATDAIDRLHTTAESHHRVLVVEVMGRHAGWIALHSGIAGGASAVLIPEVPFDIARVCDHVETRFRSEYAPIIVVSEGAVPADGSGMTLQSGEKDAFGHVRLGGIGDRLASEIEHRTGKEARAVVLGHIQRGGTPTAFDRWLATRFGLQAIDAVADGETGVMVALRGTAVIRVPLAEGTEKLKVVSPAEYAEAQVFFG from the coding sequence ATGCGGGTCGGAGTGCTCACCGGAGGCGGGGACTGCCCCGGCCTGAACGCCGTCATCCGAGCAGTGGTGCGCAAGGGGGTGAACACCTACGGGTTCGAGTTCGTCGGGTTCCGCGACGGTTGGCGAGGTCCGCTCGAAGGGGTCACCGTCCCGCTCGGCATCGAGCAGTGCCGGGGGATCCTGCCGCGGGGCGGCACCATCCTCGGCTCCTCACGGACCAACCCGTTCGCCACCGAGGACGGCCCCGAGCGGATCGTGGCCAACCTCGCCGCCGCCGGGGTCGACGCGCTGGTCGCGATCGGCGGCGAGGACACGCTGGGGGTCGCCACCCGCCTGGCCGAGCAGGGGGTGGCCGTGGTGGGCGTGCCGAAGACGATCGACAACGACCTCTCCGGCACCGACTTCACGTTCGGCTTCGACACCGCGGTCAACATCGCCACCGACGCGATCGACCGGCTGCACACGACCGCGGAGAGCCACCACCGCGTGCTGGTGGTGGAGGTGATGGGTCGCCACGCCGGCTGGATCGCGCTGCACAGCGGCATCGCCGGCGGCGCATCGGCGGTGCTGATCCCCGAGGTGCCCTTCGACATCGCCCGGGTCTGCGACCACGTGGAGACCCGGTTCCGCAGCGAGTACGCCCCGATCATCGTGGTCTCCGAGGGCGCCGTCCCCGCCGACGGCAGCGGGATGACGCTGCAGAGCGGGGAGAAGGACGCGTTCGGCCACGTGCGCCTCGGCGGCATCGGCGACCGCCTGGCCAGCGAGATCGAGCATCGCACCGGCAAGGAGGCCCGTGCGGTGGTGCTCGGGCACATCCAGCGCGGCGGCACGCCCACCGCCTTCGACCGTTGGCTGGCCACCAGGTTCGGCCTCCAGGCGATCGACGCCGTCGCCGACGGAGAGACCGGGGTGATGGTGGCCCTGCGCGGGACCGCGGTGATCCGGGTCCCTCTCGCGGAGGGCACGGAGAAGCTCAAGGTGGTCAGCCCGGCGGAGTATGCGGAGGCCCAGGTCTTCTTCGGTTGA